The Equus asinus isolate D_3611 breed Donkey chromosome 22, EquAss-T2T_v2, whole genome shotgun sequence genome has a segment encoding these proteins:
- the MBD6 gene encoding methyl-CpG-binding domain protein 6 isoform X4, whose translation MNGGNESSGADRAGGPVATSVPIGWQRCVREGAVLYISPSGTELSSLEQTRTYLLSDGTCKCGLECPLNVPKVFNFDPLAPVTLGGAGVGPASEEDMTKLCNHRRKAVAMATLYRSMETTCSHSSPGEGASPQMFHTVSPGPPSARPPCRVPPTTPLNGGPGSLPPEPPSVPQAFPPLAGPGGLFPPPRLPDPVPAGGSSSPCFLPRGNAPSPAPPPPPAISLNAPSYSWGAALRSSLVPPDLGSPPAPHASSSPPSDSPLFHCSDALTPSLLPPSNNLPGPPGPPGPATQPPVSSATMHLPLVLGPLGGAPTVDGPGAPPFLASSLLSAAAKAQHPPLPPPSTLQGRRPRAQAPSASHSSPRPSQRRPRRPPTVLRLLEGGGPQAPRRTRPRAPAPVPQAFPLPEPSQPILPSVLSLLGLPTPGPSHSDGSFNLLGSDAHLPPPPTLSSGSPPQPRHPIPPSLPGTTSGSLSSVPGAPAPPAASKAPLVPSPVLQSPSEGLGLGAGPACPLPPLAGGEAFPFPSPEQGLALSGAGFPGMLGALPLPLSLGQPPPSPLLSHGLFGVLAAGGGQPPPEPLLPPPGGPGPPLAPGEPEGPSLLVASLLPPPPSDLLPPPSAPPSNLLASFLPLLALGPTAGDGEGSTEGAGGPSGETFSGLGDLPPLLFPPLSAPPTLIALNSALLAASLDPPSGTPPQPCVLSAPQPGPPTSSVTTATTDPGASSLGKAPSNSGRPPQLLSPLLSASLLGDLSSLTSSPGTLPSLLQPPGPLLSGQLGLQLLPGGGAPPPLSEAPGPLACLLQSLQIPPEQPEAPCLAPESPTSALEPEPARPPLSALAPPHGSPDPPVPELLTGRGSGKRGRRGGGGLRGINGEARPGRGRKPGSRREPGRLALKWGSRGGFNGQMERSPRRTHHWQHNGELAEGGAEPKDPSPPGPHSEDLKVAPGVVRKSRRGRRRKYNPTRNSSSSRQDITLDPSPTTRAAVPLPPRARPGRPAKNKRRKLAP comes from the exons ATGAATGGGGGCAATGAGAGCAGTGGAGCAGACAGAGCTGGGGGCCCTGTGGCCACATCTGTCCCCATCGGCTGGCAGCGCTGTGTTCGAGAGGGTGCTGTGCTCTATATCAG CCCAAGTGGCACAGAGCTGTCTTCCTTGGAGCAAACCCGGACCTACCTCCTCAGCGATGGAACCTGCAAGTGCGGTCTGGAGTGTCCACTTAATGTCCCCAAG GTTTTCAACTTTGACCCTTTGGCCCCGGTGaccctgggtggggctggggtggggccagcaTCAGAGGAGGACATGACCAAGCTGTGCAACCACCGGCGGAAAGCCGTTGCCATGGCAACTCTGTACCGCAGCATGGAGACCACCTGCTCACACTCTTCTCCTG GAGAGGGAGCGAGCCCCCAAATGTTCCAcactgtgtccccagggcccccCTCTGCCCGCCCTCCCTGTCGAGTCCCTCCTACAACTCCACTTAATGGGGGTCCTGGCTCCCTTCCTCCAGAACCTCCCTCAGTTCCACAGGCCTTCCCCCCTCTAGCAGGCCCTGGGGGGCTCTTCCCACCGCCCAGGCTTCCTGACCCAGTCCCCGCTGGAGGCAGCAGTAGTCCTTGTTTCCTCCCAAGGGGCAATGCCCCCTCTCcagctccacctcctccccctgctATCAGCCTCAATGCTCCCTCATACAGCTGGGGAGCTGCCCTCCGATCCAGCCTGGTGCCCCCTGACCTGGGTTCTCCTCCAGCTCCCCATGCGTCCTCCTCACCACCTTCAGACTCTCCTCTCTTCCACTGTAGTGATGCCTTAACACCCTCTCTTCTGCCCCCAAGCAATAATCTCCCTGGTCCCCCTGGCCCCCCTGGTCCTGCCACTCAGCCACCAGTGTCTTCAGCCACTATGCACCTGCCCCTGGTCCTGGGACCCCTGGGAGGGGCCCCCACGGTGGACGGGCCTGGGGCACCCCCCTTCCTTGCTAGCAGCCTACTCTCTGCAGCGGCCAAGGCACAGCATCCCCCACTCCCCCCTCCCAGCACTTTACAGGGCCGAAGGCCCCGTGCCCAGGCGCCCTCAGCTTCCCACTCATCACCCCGTCCCTCTCAGCGTCGTCCCCGCCGACCCCCAACTGTACTGCGATTGCTAGAAGGGGGAGGCCCTCAAGCCCCTAGACGGACCCGTCCTCGGGCCCCTGCTCCTGTGCCCCAAGCCTTTCCTCTCCCTGAGCCATCCCAACCCATTCTCCCTTCTGTGCTGTCCCTGCTGGGACTCCCCACCCCTGGCCCTTCCCACTCTGATGGAAGCTTTAACCTTTTGGGGTCAGATGcacacctgccccctcccccaaccctctcCTCAGGgagccctccccagcccaggcaTCCCATCCCGCCCTCCCTGCCTGGGACCACCAGTGGCAGCCTCAGCAGTGTGCCAG gtgcccctgcccctccagctgCCTCCAAAGCCCCCCTAGTCCCCAGCCCTGTGCTTCAAAGCCCATCTGAAGGGCTCGGGCTGGGGGCAGGCCcagcctgccctctgcctcccctgGCTGGTGGGGAGGCTTTCCCTTTCCCCAGCCCTGAGCAGGGCCTGGCGCTGAGTGGAGCTGGCTTCCCTGGGATGCTAGGGGCCTTGCCTCTTCCTCTGAGTCTGGGGCAGCCTCCACCTTCTCCATTGCTCAGCCATGGTTTATTTGGTGTGCTGGCTGCGGGAGGGGGACAACCTCCCCCTGAGCCCCTGCTACCCCCACCAGGGGGACCTGGCCCTCCCCTAGCCCCAGGCGAGCCCGAAGGGCCTTCACTTTTGGTGGCTTCCCTGCTTCCACCACCCCCCTCAGACCTTCTTCCACCCCCTTCCGCCCCTCCTAGCAACCTCCTCGCCTCTTTCCTGCCCCTGTTGGCCCTGGGCCCCAcagctggggatggggagggatcTACAGAGGGAGCTGGGGGTCCAAGTGGGGAGACATTTTCAGGTTTGGGAGACCTGCCACCCCTACTGTTCCCCCCACTTTCAGCCCCCCCCACCCTCATAGCTTTAAATTCTGCGCTGCTGGCTGCCAGCCTGGATCCCCCCTCGGGGACGCCCCCCCAG CCCTGTGTCCTGAGTGCCCCCCAGCCTGGACCACCTACCTCCAGTGTCACCACGGCAACTACTGACCCGGGGGCCTCCTCTCTGGGCAAGGCCCCCTCCAACTCAGGGAGACCCCCTCAACTCCTTAGCCCTCTGCTGAGTGCCAGCCTGCTGG GTGACCTGTCTTCGCTGACCAGCAGCCCTGGAACCCTCCCCAGCCTGTTGCAGCCTCCTGGCCCTCTTCTCTCTGGCCAGTTGGGGCTGCAGCTCCTCCCTGGGGGGGGAGCTCCTCCACCCCTCTCAGAGGCTCCTGGTCCCCTGGCCTGCCTGCTACAGAGTCTCCAG ATCCCTCCAGAGCAGCCAGAAGCCCCCTGTCTGGCCCCTGAGAGCCCGACCTCAGCCCTGGAACCGGAGCCTGCCCGGCCTCCCCTCAGTGCCTTAGCCCCACCCCATGGTTCTCCCGACCCCCCAGTCCCTGAGCTGCTCACTGGGAGGGGGTCAGGGAAACGGGGccggaggggaggagggggacttCGGGGCATTAATGgtgaggccaggccaggccgggGACGAAAGCCTGGCAGCCGGCGGGAGCCTGGCCGACTGGCCCTCAAATGGGGGTCACGTGGTGGCTTCAATGGACAAATGGAACGGTCCCCAAGAAGGACCCACCACTGGCAGCATAATGGGGAGCTGGCTGAAGGGGGTGCTGAGCCCAAGGATCCATCCCCTCCTGGGCCCCATTCTGAGGACCTTAAG GTGGCCCCGGGGGTAGTCAGAAAGTCTCGTCGTGGCAGGAGGAGAAAATACAA CCCTACGCGGAACAGCAGTAGCTCCCGCCAGGACATTACCTTGGACCCCAGCCCCACAACCCGC GCggctgtccctctgcctccccgGGCCCGCCCTGGCCGTCCTGCCAAAAACAAGAGGAGGAAACTGGCCCCATAG